Within Dysosmobacter sp. Marseille-Q4140, the genomic segment CAATTTTGATTTTGTTCCGGGCGGTACAGTCGCTGCTGCGGATCCCCCACACCCCCGAGACCTGGGCCCAGCTGAGCCTGCCCAACGGCACGGCCCTGCCCCTGACCCATTGGGAGAACATCCTGGGCCGGGGCAAGACGGCGGACGTGCAGCTGAACTACCCCAGCGTCTCCCGCCAGCACGCGGCGCTGTGCCGGGGGGAGGACGAGAGCTGGACCCTCTACGACCTGGATTCCAAGGGCGGCACCGCCGTCAACGGCGAGCGGGTGGAGGGCTCCGCCCCGGTGAAGCTGGGAGACACCATCTCTCTGGGCGGTGTGCCCCTGGTGTTTTTGCCCCAGACCGTGGCGGAGCGGGAGAACCTGGAGGCCCGACGCAAGGCGGAGCGGCCCGCGGCCATCTGGCCCTCCTTTTTGTGGCTGACGGTGTTCCAGGTCCTGGCCTGCCTGCAGCTGATCGCGGCGGCGGGCCAGGAGGCCTCCGCCGCCATTCCCCTGGCATTTCTGGGGCTGACGGCGGTGATGTGGGTGTACTTCGCCGCGCTGCGGGCCACCCGCTGCGTGGGGTTCGAGCTGGAGACCATCGCCTTCTTCCTCTCCACGCTGTCGCTGTCGGTGACGGCCTCCAGCGCGCCGGGGAGCCTGTTCAAGCAGTTTTTGGCGGTGCTGCTGGGGCTGGTGCTGTTTTTGGTGGTGGGGCTGTTCCTGCGGGACCTGAGCCGGGTGCAGAAGATCCGCTGGCTCATGGCCGCCGGGGCCATCGGCCTTCTGGGCATCACGCTGGTGATCGGCAGCCGCAAATACGGCGCCGTCAACTGGATCTCCCTGGGCGGTTTTTCCTTCCAGCCCTCGGAGATCGCCAAGATCTGCTATATCTTTGCCGGCTCCGCCACGCTGGAGCGGCTGTTCCGCCGGCGGAACCTGACGCTGTTCATTGTGCTGACCGGTGTTTGCATCGGGCTGCTGGGTCTGATGAGCGACTTCGGCACGGCGG encodes:
- a CDS encoding FtsW/RodA/SpoVE family cell cycle protein produces the protein MEATLTAPFQAALDAATGLLAAHPMIGEWYMAFVRFLFPALAILILFRAVQSLLRIPHTPETWAQLSLPNGTALPLTHWENILGRGKTADVQLNYPSVSRQHAALCRGEDESWTLYDLDSKGGTAVNGERVEGSAPVKLGDTISLGGVPLVFLPQTVAERENLEARRKAERPAAIWPSFLWLTVFQVLACLQLIAAAGQEASAAIPLAFLGLTAVMWVYFAALRATRCVGFELETIAFFLSTLSLSVTASSAPGSLFKQFLAVLLGLVLFLVVGLFLRDLSRVQKIRWLMAAGAIGLLGITLVIGSRKYGAVNWISLGGFSFQPSEIAKICYIFAGSATLERLFRRRNLTLFIVLTGVCIGLLGLMSDFGTAAIFFVTFLVIAYLRSGDFATLSLICGAAVFGAGIIVKFKPYILSRFATWGHAWEAASTTGYQQTRTMSAAASGGLLGMGAGNGWLHNVAAADTDLVFGMLCEEWGLLIAVLAVGSIVTLAFFAARAVRVGRSSFYTIAACAAASLLVFQTCLNVFGSVDLLPLTGVTFPFVSNGGSAMLSAWGLLAFLKATDTRENASFAIRRFQQRRLTQEARRRTEPVGDPFGADAEKEDGHEEN